A window of Tautonia plasticadhaerens contains these coding sequences:
- the wecB gene encoding non-hydrolyzing UDP-N-acetylglucosamine 2-epimerase, translating to MATTVACVVGTRPEAVKMAPIVRRLRRPGSGFEVLVLSTGQHRELLDRALADFEIRVDDDLALMRPGQDLAALTARCLEGLGGWIGRHRPDLVVAQGDTTSVFAAALACHYRRVPFAHVEAGLRSGRLSEPFPEEANRALTARLADLHFAPTAASRENLLREGIPAGRIRVVGNTVIDALRWIESRPAPLPFEPPTDRMILMTSHRRENLGDPLRRACRAVRTLLDRDPGLCVVFPVHPSPPVRAIVDRELAGLDRVRRIEPVSYPQFVSLMKASVFILSDSGGVQEEAPALGRPVLVLRDRTERPEGVAMGSCRLVGTDPARIVAEAEAILSGSAPPPHPISPYGDGQAADRIALALAERFGLGDAAGNPAGADTSAGLAA from the coding sequence ATGGCGACGACCGTCGCGTGCGTGGTGGGCACGCGCCCCGAGGCGGTGAAGATGGCGCCGATCGTCCGCCGGCTGCGGCGGCCGGGCAGCGGCTTCGAGGTGCTCGTCCTCTCGACCGGCCAGCACCGAGAACTGCTCGACCGCGCCCTGGCCGACTTCGAGATCCGGGTCGACGACGACCTCGCCCTCATGCGTCCCGGCCAGGACCTGGCGGCGCTGACCGCCCGATGCCTGGAGGGGCTCGGCGGCTGGATCGGCCGCCATCGCCCCGACCTCGTTGTCGCCCAGGGGGACACGACCTCGGTCTTCGCCGCCGCCCTGGCCTGCCACTACCGTCGGGTGCCGTTCGCCCACGTCGAGGCCGGGCTCCGGTCGGGCCGCCTCTCCGAGCCGTTCCCCGAGGAGGCCAACCGGGCCCTCACCGCCCGGCTGGCCGACCTGCACTTCGCCCCCACCGCCGCCTCCCGGGAGAACCTGCTCCGGGAGGGGATCCCCGCCGGCCGGATCCGGGTGGTCGGCAACACGGTGATCGACGCCCTCCGCTGGATCGAGTCCCGCCCGGCCCCCCTGCCCTTCGAGCCGCCGACGGATCGGATGATCCTGATGACCTCCCACCGCCGCGAGAACCTCGGCGATCCCCTCCGGCGGGCTTGCCGGGCCGTCCGGACGCTCCTGGACCGCGACCCCGGCCTCTGCGTCGTCTTCCCCGTCCACCCGAGCCCCCCGGTCCGGGCGATCGTCGACCGGGAGCTGGCCGGGCTCGACCGGGTCCGGCGGATCGAGCCGGTCAGCTACCCCCAGTTCGTCTCGCTGATGAAGGCCTCGGTCTTCATCCTCTCCGACTCCGGGGGCGTGCAGGAGGAGGCCCCCGCGCTCGGCCGGCCGGTCCTGGTGCTCCGGGACCGCACCGAGCGCCCCGAAGGGGTGGCGATGGGCTCCTGCCGGCTCGTCGGCACCGACCCGGCCCGGATCGTCGCCGAGGCCGAGGCCATCCTCTCCGGCTCCGCCCCCCCTCCCCACCCCATCAGCCCGTACGGCGACGGCCAGGCCGCCGACCGGATCGCCCTCGCCCTGGCCGAGCGCTTCGGCCTCGGCGATGCGGCCGGGAACCCCGCCGGGGCCGACACCTCGGCCGGGCTCGCCGCCTGA